A single window of Bacteroidota bacterium DNA harbors:
- a CDS encoding RidA family protein, producing MKKIVNTSNAPAPIGPYNQAVIVGDSVYISGTIAMDLQSKQLVKAHIKEETKLVMEYIEAILKEAGCTFDNVVKTTIFLNDMNNFVHVNEVYSSYFKKDFPARATIQAQRLPKDANVEISMEAKIF from the coding sequence ATGAAAAAGATAGTGAATACTTCAAATGCACCGGCGCCAATTGGCCCTTATAATCAGGCTGTTATAGTTGGGGATTCGGTTTATATTTCAGGAACCATTGCCATGGATCTTCAATCGAAGCAATTGGTAAAGGCACATATTAAAGAAGAGACTAAATTGGTGATGGAATACATTGAGGCTATTTTAAAAGAAGCCGGCTGTACATTTGATAACGTAGTGAAAACCACCATCTTCCTTAACGACATGAATAACTTTGTGCATGTAAATGAGGTATATAGCTCATACTTTAAGAAGGATTTTCCGGCTCGTGCCACCATACAGGCTCAACGGTTACCAAAAGATGCCAATGTTGAAATCAGCA
- a CDS encoding zinc metallopeptidase, with protein sequence MFDPFLLLIGIVFMLIGFLVSSRLKSKFAHYSQERLTSGLSGKEVAERMLRESGIYDVKVVSVEGELTDHYNPLTKTVNLSNDVYHGRHVAAAAVSAHECGHAVQHATAYTWLTMRSKLVPAVQISSTIMNFLVIGMALLGAVMPRMGNTMLLIFIVLQGILTLFSIITLPVEVDASKRALVWLNSAGITYGSEHEDAKDALKWAAYTYFVSALASITTLIYYIMRFVGNNRED encoded by the coding sequence ATGTTTGATCCGTTTTTATTGTTAATAGGCATAGTATTCATGCTTATTGGCTTTTTGGTAAGCTCCAGGTTGAAATCAAAATTTGCGCATTATTCGCAGGAACGATTAACCAGCGGCTTAAGTGGTAAAGAAGTCGCAGAAAGAATGCTTCGTGAATCCGGAATTTACGATGTAAAAGTTGTTTCGGTAGAGGGAGAATTAACAGATCATTACAATCCCTTAACGAAAACAGTTAATTTAAGCAACGATGTGTATCACGGTCGGCATGTAGCGGCAGCTGCCGTTTCGGCTCACGAATGCGGACATGCCGTTCAGCACGCTACTGCTTATACATGGCTAACCATGAGAAGCAAATTAGTTCCTGCCGTACAAATCAGTTCAACCATAATGAACTTCCTGGTAATTGGTATGGCTTTGCTGGGTGCAGTAATGCCACGAATGGGAAATACCATGCTTTTAATTTTTATTGTTCTTCAAGGAATTCTAACGCTGTTTAGTATTATTACTTTACCAGTGGAAGTAGACGCCAGCAAACGTGCCTTGGTATGGTTAAACTCTGCGGGAATTACCTATGGAAGTGAACATGAGGATGCAAAAGATGCATTAAAATGGGCAGCCTATACTTATTTTGTTTCCGCTTTAGCCTCCATTACTACGTTGATATACTATATTATGAGATTTGTTGGTAATAACAGAGAAGATTAA
- the surE gene encoding 5'/3'-nucleotidase SurE produces the protein MQKPLILVTNDDGISAPGILFLSSVAKQFGDVAVIAPDKPQSGMGHAITINSTLRIQKTNYHNALLEYSCTGTPVDCVKMAVNKLLPRKADLVLSGINHGSNSSINVIYSGTMSAAIEGALESAPSIGFSLCDYSIDADFSQAKSIIEKIISESIKNKMPKGVCLNVNIPKLKADEIKGIKVCRQARANWVEEFEERFDPYGRAYYWLTGKFVNFEPESNDTDEWALSNGYVSVVPTQSDLTSYQNLETIKSYLL, from the coding sequence ATGCAAAAACCACTTATACTTGTAACAAACGACGATGGCATTAGCGCACCGGGAATTTTATTTTTGTCATCTGTTGCAAAACAGTTTGGTGATGTAGCAGTTATTGCGCCTGATAAACCACAATCTGGAATGGGTCATGCCATTACCATTAACTCAACTTTACGCATTCAAAAAACAAATTATCATAACGCCTTACTCGAATATAGTTGCACCGGTACGCCGGTTGATTGTGTGAAAATGGCCGTGAATAAATTATTACCTCGTAAGGCGGATCTTGTTCTATCAGGTATTAATCATGGCAGCAATAGTTCTATTAATGTTATTTACTCCGGAACTATGTCGGCAGCAATTGAAGGAGCTCTCGAAAGCGCGCCTTCCATTGGTTTTTCTTTATGCGATTATAGTATTGATGCGGATTTTAGTCAGGCAAAATCCATTATCGAAAAAATAATTTCAGAATCTATAAAAAATAAAATGCCTAAGGGTGTTTGTTTGAATGTGAATATTCCAAAATTAAAAGCAGACGAAATAAAAGGAATTAAAGTATGCCGACAAGCGCGTGCAAATTGGGTAGAAGAGTTTGAAGAACGCTTCGATCCATACGGAAGAGCGTATTATTGGCTTACCGGTAAGTTTGTCAATTTTGAACCAGAGTCAAATGATACGGATGAATGGGCGTTGAGTAACGGTTATGTTTCTGTGGTGCCCACTCAATCTGATTTAACATCTTACCAAAATTTAGAAACAATTAAATCCTATTTACTATGA
- the lpxB gene encoding lipid-A-disaccharide synthase has product MKYYVIAGEPSGDLHASNFMRELKALDHSADFYFLGGDLMEQVANRKPTIHIRQMAFMGFVDVAKNLGKIKQNFKIVKQDIELQKPDVVILVDYPGFNLRMAKWAKEKGYKVFFYISPTVWAWKEGRVQTIKKYVDRMFVILPFEKTFYKKHNYDVSFVGHPLLDAIEQRRKTMLSESEFRKKNSLSEKPIIAVLPGSRKQEINYMFDTMLAIMDDFKEYQFVIGGTHNLPDSAYDKARAKGIKVVYNQTYELMQYAKAGVIKSGTSTLESALFDLPEVVCYKAGSFSFYIAKKIINTKYISLPNLIMDKPMVKELIQEEMTAENIKTELNLLLHDETYRKRIKDDYAELKKNLGGLGASKRMAKEIHEALN; this is encoded by the coding sequence TTGAAGTATTATGTAATAGCCGGAGAGCCTTCGGGCGATTTACACGCGTCTAATTTTATGCGTGAGTTAAAGGCGTTGGATCATTCTGCCGATTTTTATTTTTTAGGAGGTGATTTAATGGAGCAAGTCGCGAACCGTAAGCCAACTATTCATATCCGCCAGATGGCGTTTATGGGGTTTGTGGATGTTGCTAAGAATCTTGGAAAAATTAAACAGAATTTCAAAATCGTAAAACAGGATATTGAATTACAGAAACCGGATGTGGTTATTTTAGTGGATTATCCCGGGTTCAATTTAAGAATGGCTAAATGGGCAAAGGAAAAGGGTTATAAAGTGTTTTTTTATATTTCTCCTACCGTTTGGGCATGGAAAGAAGGTCGCGTACAAACGATCAAAAAATACGTCGACCGAATGTTTGTGATTTTACCATTTGAAAAAACATTTTACAAAAAGCATAATTACGATGTGAGTTTTGTTGGTCATCCATTACTCGACGCGATAGAGCAAAGAAGAAAAACAATGCTATCTGAGTCTGAATTCAGAAAGAAAAATAGTTTATCAGAAAAACCAATTATCGCTGTTTTGCCAGGAAGCCGAAAACAAGAAATCAATTATATGTTTGATACCATGCTTGCGATAATGGATGATTTTAAAGAGTATCAGTTCGTAATCGGCGGAACACATAATTTGCCTGATTCGGCTTATGATAAGGCGCGGGCAAAGGGTATTAAAGTGGTATACAATCAAACGTATGAATTAATGCAGTATGCTAAAGCCGGAGTTATTAAATCAGGCACATCAACTCTCGAGAGCGCTTTGTTTGATTTGCCGGAGGTTGTTTGTTACAAGGCCGGTTCTTTTTCCTTTTACATCGCCAAAAAAATAATTAATACAAAGTATATTTCCTTGCCTAATCTCATTATGGATAAACCTATGGTGAAGGAATTGATTCAGGAAGAAATGACCGCCGAAAATATTAAAACTGAATTAAATCTTTTACTACACGACGAGACTTATCGTAAGCGTATCAAGGATGATTATGCCGAATTGAAGAAAAACCTGGGTGGACTCGGCGCGTCTAAACGAATGGCTAAAGAAATACATGAAGCACTTAATTAA
- a CDS encoding SpoIID/LytB domain-containing protein has protein sequence MKQIITYIFTFISFFAFSEDVVYIRTFAHLKINAVTFTIDKSSYQLTGDEKLLLKNDGEIIIKLSAVNDSIEVKSFETVYGKFKTVRFTDLNGNGEMKVKLISPDRKPRIYQDNYIITNENGLLKMLNEVKLDNYIAGVVEAESGTRSLQEYYKVQAILARTFALAHLSKHVTEGFSLCDQVHCQAYYGKPRFADIFNSVNDTKGKVVVDENLNLIVAAFHSNSGGQTANSEDVWGARTSYLRSVNDTFSTRMPNYKWERKMPVDDWLSYLKIKHNYPVDEPYAKEMALNFKQDSRKVFLEASNIKVPLKNVRQDLQLKSTYFSIYNAGDTVVFKGKGYGHSLGMSQEGAMRMTRLGYTYSDVLNFYYRNIQIIDMRKLAFFRDE, from the coding sequence ATGAAGCAAATTATTACATACATTTTCACTTTTATTTCTTTTTTCGCTTTTAGTGAGGATGTTGTATACATCCGAACGTTTGCGCATCTAAAAATTAATGCGGTTACATTCACCATCGATAAAAGCAGTTATCAGCTAACAGGAGACGAAAAGCTGCTTCTTAAAAATGATGGCGAAATAATCATTAAACTATCAGCTGTAAATGATAGCATTGAAGTAAAGTCGTTTGAAACGGTTTATGGAAAGTTTAAAACAGTTCGTTTCACCGATTTAAATGGTAATGGTGAAATGAAGGTAAAACTCATCAGTCCGGATAGAAAACCGCGCATCTATCAGGATAATTACATTATCACCAATGAAAATGGATTATTAAAAATGCTGAATGAAGTTAAACTGGATAATTACATTGCCGGTGTTGTAGAGGCGGAATCCGGTACTCGCTCACTTCAGGAATATTATAAAGTTCAGGCAATTTTAGCGCGTACGTTTGCCTTAGCGCATTTAAGCAAACATGTTACGGAGGGATTTTCATTGTGTGATCAGGTGCATTGTCAGGCTTATTACGGAAAACCTCGCTTTGCCGATATTTTTAATTCTGTAAATGACACTAAAGGCAAAGTGGTGGTGGATGAGAATCTGAATTTAATTGTAGCTGCTTTTCATAGTAACAGTGGCGGACAAACTGCAAATTCGGAAGATGTGTGGGGCGCACGTACTTCCTATTTGCGCAGTGTAAATGATACTTTTAGTACACGCATGCCAAATTATAAATGGGAACGTAAAATGCCGGTTGATGATTGGTTAAGTTATTTAAAGATAAAACACAATTATCCGGTTGATGAACCTTACGCGAAGGAAATGGCGCTAAATTTCAAACAGGATTCCCGTAAGGTGTTTTTGGAAGCAAGCAACATTAAAGTGCCATTAAAAAATGTTCGTCAAGATCTGCAATTAAAATCAACTTATTTCAGTATTTATAATGCCGGCGATACAGTTGTGTTTAAAGGAAAAGGTTATGGTCATAGTTTAGGTATGTCGCAGGAGGGCGCTATGCGAATGACACGATTGGGTTATACCTATTCGGATGTTTTAAATTTTTATTATCGAAACATTCAGATTATTGATATGCGAAAGCTCGCATTTTTCAGAGATGAATAA
- a CDS encoding thioredoxin domain-containing protein: protein MHSNALINESSPYLIQHAHNPVNWVPWSDNAFETARKENKLVLVSIGYSACHWCHVMEHESFENTEVAAIMNKYFVNIKVDREERPDVDMLYMSAVQLMTGHGGWPLNCFVLPDGRPIYGGTYFQKERWINILNNLHNLYTNDYEKVLQYATDLTNGIKQAELIYSKKNEGSSFSWNTLEKCISNWKTRFDNDLGGPNRAPKFPMPNNYSFLLKYAYTKGDAEVMKHVDLTLKTMALGGIYDQLGGGFARYSVDMQWKVPHFEKMLYDNAQLITLYCEAYRYTNNNLYKQTAQHTIAFVLREWLTKENGFYSALDADSEGEEGKYYVWQTEELSRLLNDDYDLFCDYYCVNDIGYWEHDNYILMRNHETASILQKYNLNEKTLNEKIQNCNAVLLAAREKRVKPGLDNKILTAWNGLMCRALCEAYLTFGEKKYKNIALSNASFIKSNLMQADGSLKRSFSNGAAKISGFLDDYAFVIDAFIHVYYISQDELWLNLAEKLSNYSLEHFYDTNRNLFYYTAGTSEQLAVRTSEVSDNVIPSSNSQMAINLFKLYKIKGGENHLKIVSEMLKNLTEEIAHYGAGYSNWASLYMDLLNDPAEVCIVGKDVEEKLLELYKHYLPNAIFVVTASPSELDILKGRYVNDKTLIYVCKNKSCQMPTSVIKEAVELIEKHS, encoded by the coding sequence ATGCATAGCAACGCCCTTATAAACGAAAGCAGTCCTTATCTTATACAACACGCTCACAATCCTGTTAACTGGGTACCGTGGAGTGATAATGCCTTTGAAACAGCCCGCAAAGAAAACAAACTTGTGTTGGTGAGTATTGGTTACAGTGCTTGTCATTGGTGTCATGTAATGGAGCACGAAAGTTTTGAAAATACGGAAGTGGCCGCCATCATGAATAAATACTTTGTAAATATTAAGGTAGATCGCGAAGAAAGACCCGATGTGGATATGCTTTACATGAGTGCTGTGCAATTGATGACAGGACATGGCGGATGGCCATTAAATTGTTTTGTACTTCCGGATGGCCGACCTATTTACGGAGGAACCTATTTTCAGAAGGAACGTTGGATAAATATTCTGAACAACCTTCACAATTTATATACAAATGATTATGAAAAGGTTTTACAATATGCAACGGATTTAACCAATGGAATCAAGCAAGCGGAATTAATTTACTCTAAAAAAAATGAGGGAAGTTCATTCAGTTGGAACACGCTTGAAAAATGCATTTCAAATTGGAAAACGCGCTTTGATAATGATTTGGGCGGACCTAACCGTGCGCCTAAATTTCCAATGCCAAACAACTATAGCTTCTTATTAAAATACGCTTATACTAAAGGTGATGCGGAAGTGATGAAGCATGTTGATTTAACCTTGAAAACAATGGCATTAGGCGGCATCTATGATCAATTAGGTGGGGGATTTGCGCGCTATAGTGTAGATATGCAATGGAAGGTGCCTCACTTTGAAAAAATGTTGTACGACAACGCTCAACTAATTACACTTTATTGTGAGGCGTATCGCTACACTAATAACAATTTGTATAAGCAAACTGCGCAACATACCATTGCGTTTGTATTAAGAGAATGGTTGACGAAAGAGAATGGTTTTTATTCGGCTTTGGATGCGGATAGCGAAGGTGAAGAGGGAAAATATTACGTTTGGCAAACCGAAGAACTTAGCCGGTTATTAAACGACGACTACGACCTATTCTGCGATTACTATTGCGTTAACGACATTGGTTATTGGGAGCATGACAATTATATTTTGATGCGCAATCACGAAACTGCTTCTATACTGCAGAAGTACAATCTGAATGAAAAGACTTTGAATGAAAAAATTCAAAACTGCAATGCTGTGCTTTTAGCAGCGAGAGAAAAACGCGTAAAACCGGGGCTCGATAATAAAATCTTAACAGCGTGGAACGGACTTATGTGCCGTGCGCTCTGCGAAGCCTATCTGACTTTTGGAGAAAAGAAGTACAAAAACATTGCCTTATCCAATGCTTCATTCATAAAAAGTAATTTAATGCAAGCAGATGGTTCATTAAAGCGCTCTTTCAGTAATGGCGCTGCAAAAATCTCAGGTTTTTTAGATGATTATGCATTTGTTATTGATGCCTTCATTCATGTTTACTATATCAGTCAGGATGAATTATGGTTAAATTTAGCTGAGAAATTAAGCAATTATAGCCTGGAACATTTCTACGATACGAATAGAAATTTGTTTTATTACACTGCCGGTACATCCGAACAGTTAGCCGTAAGAACAAGTGAAGTAAGTGATAATGTGATACCGTCTTCCAATTCGCAAATGGCCATTAATCTTTTTAAGCTTTACAAAATAAAAGGCGGCGAAAACCATCTCAAAATTGTGTCTGAAATGCTTAAGAACTTAACGGAAGAAATAGCGCATTACGGAGCCGGATACAGTAATTGGGCTTCACTTTATATGGATTTGTTAAATGATCCGGCTGAAGTGTGCATTGTTGGTAAAGATGTTGAAGAAAAATTATTGGAGCTATACAAACATTACCTTCCAAATGCCATTTTTGTTGTTACGGCATCTCCCTCGGAGTTGGACATACTGAAAGGCCGCTACGTAAACGACAAAACATTGATTTACGTATGCAAGAATAAAAGCTGTCAGATGCCAACCTCCGTTATAAAAGAGGCTGTTGAACTGATTGAAAAACATAGTTAG
- a CDS encoding ketoacyl-ACP synthase III, which produces MKRKAYITSTGSYLPESILSNEMICEMVDTSDEWIQERCGVKERRILRDKDKATAYMAAEAAKKALQKGGISKDDIEVIIVATATPEHPFPSTASIVSEMLGIKRAFCFDVSAACSGFLYALNIGARLIESNAYKSVLVIGSDKMSSIMDYTNRNTCVLFGDGAGAVVLKPTHNGFGIGESLLETDGSGYQNLYQKAGGSLFPATAETVLNKEHSISMNGPAVFKMAVENMVGCCKNLLEKHRIQKSEIDYLIPHQANKRIITATADYLEMQMEKVALNIHKYGNTTCASIPICLDEWSSKFKHGDKLILCAFGAGYTYGSTLVTWNSGLEENV; this is translated from the coding sequence ATGAAAAGAAAAGCCTATATAACGTCAACAGGAAGTTATTTACCTGAATCCATTTTATCGAATGAAATGATCTGTGAGATGGTGGATACTAGTGATGAATGGATTCAGGAAAGATGTGGCGTGAAAGAGAGAAGAATACTAAGGGATAAAGATAAGGCCACGGCTTATATGGCTGCGGAAGCGGCAAAGAAAGCATTACAAAAAGGCGGAATCAGCAAAGATGACATTGAAGTGATAATTGTGGCAACGGCTACACCTGAGCATCCTTTTCCTTCAACGGCTTCTATTGTTTCGGAAATGCTAGGCATAAAACGTGCGTTTTGTTTTGATGTCTCCGCAGCATGCTCCGGATTTTTGTATGCTCTGAATATTGGAGCCAGATTAATTGAGTCGAATGCGTATAAATCTGTTTTGGTAATTGGTTCGGATAAAATGTCGAGTATCATGGATTATACCAATAGAAATACCTGTGTTTTGTTTGGTGATGGCGCAGGAGCTGTAGTGCTTAAGCCTACCCATAATGGATTTGGAATAGGCGAGTCGCTATTGGAAACCGACGGTTCGGGTTATCAAAATCTGTATCAAAAGGCAGGTGGAAGTTTATTCCCGGCCACGGCAGAAACAGTGTTAAATAAAGAACATTCAATCTCTATGAATGGTCCAGCTGTATTTAAAATGGCAGTAGAAAATATGGTGGGGTGTTGCAAAAATTTATTGGAAAAGCACCGGATTCAAAAATCTGAAATTGATTATTTAATTCCTCATCAAGCTAACAAACGAATTATTACAGCAACGGCTGATTATCTTGAAATGCAGATGGAAAAAGTAGCCCTTAACATTCATAAGTATGGAAACACAACCTGCGCAAGTATCCCGATTTGTTTGGATGAATGGAGCTCTAAATTTAAACATGGTGATAAGTTAATCTTATGTGCTTTTGGAGCCGGCTACACCTATGGTTCTACTCTCGTAACCTGGAATTCAGGATTGGAAGAAAATGTGTAA
- a CDS encoding efflux RND transporter periplasmic adaptor subunit: protein MKKVYWIIGIGIALILTVIIVKALQGSKPTEVITEKAIKRNIVEIVSANGKIQPETELKITSDVSGEIVDMLVKEGDQVKKGQLLCRIKPDIYESTIERVEASVNSTKANLKTNIAQLEQAKANLANAEATHARNKKLFDQNAISQQEFDASKAQYEAAKANVEGLQENIKASEFNVKGMEASLKEASTNLDKTYIYAPVDGTVSKLNVEKGERVVGVTGLQGTEILRLANLNEMEVSVEVNENDIIRVHKNDTALIEVDAYMDKKFKGIVTEIANSANTTGITADQVTNFVVKIRILRESYTSLVSEANPAPFRPGMSASVDIQTKRVTNVISIPIMAVTTRNADSTKVKKMDDEDDYGTKVTNEESEKAKEKEKTTDELKEYVFVIKDGKADMLTVKTGIQDNDYIEIVSGVSDGQEVITGPYGAVARTLRKGTKVKVVDKDKLFSTTEKK, encoded by the coding sequence ATGAAAAAAGTATATTGGATAATTGGAATTGGGATAGCCCTCATTTTAACGGTTATTATCGTAAAAGCATTACAGGGTAGTAAACCTACAGAGGTCATTACCGAAAAGGCCATTAAGCGTAATATTGTTGAAATTGTATCCGCTAATGGTAAAATTCAACCTGAAACAGAATTAAAAATTACTTCCGATGTGAGTGGTGAGATTGTTGATATGCTGGTAAAGGAAGGTGATCAGGTTAAAAAGGGACAACTCCTTTGCCGCATCAAGCCCGATATTTATGAAAGTACTATTGAGCGTGTAGAAGCCTCCGTGAATAGCACAAAAGCAAATTTAAAAACAAATATAGCGCAGTTGGAACAAGCAAAAGCAAATCTAGCGAATGCAGAAGCAACGCACGCACGTAACAAGAAATTATTTGATCAAAACGCTATTTCTCAACAAGAGTTTGATGCATCTAAAGCGCAGTATGAAGCCGCTAAAGCAAACGTAGAAGGCTTACAGGAAAATATAAAAGCGTCTGAGTTTAATGTAAAGGGAATGGAAGCTTCTCTAAAAGAGGCGAGCACAAATTTGGATAAAACATATATCTACGCGCCTGTTGATGGAACCGTATCAAAATTAAATGTGGAGAAAGGTGAGCGTGTGGTTGGTGTTACAGGTTTACAAGGCACAGAGATTTTACGCCTGGCAAATTTGAATGAGATGGAAGTGAGTGTGGAGGTAAACGAAAACGATATTATTCGCGTGCATAAAAATGATACCGCATTAATTGAGGTGGATGCGTATATGGATAAAAAATTTAAGGGAATAGTTACTGAAATCGCGAACTCTGCTAATACAACCGGCATCACCGCCGATCAGGTAACAAACTTCGTTGTAAAAATCAGAATTTTGCGTGAGTCGTATACGAGTCTGGTTTCAGAAGCGAATCCGGCTCCTTTTCGTCCGGGTATGAGTGCCAGTGTGGATATTCAAACGAAGCGCGTAACCAATGTTATTTCTATTCCAATCATGGCGGTAACCACACGTAATGCCGATTCAACCAAGGTGAAGAAGATGGATGATGAAGATGATTACGGCACAAAAGTAACTAACGAAGAAAGTGAGAAGGCTAAGGAGAAAGAAAAAACTACCGATGAACTGAAGGAATATGTTTTTGTCATTAAGGATGGAAAAGCGGATATGCTTACAGTAAAAACCGGTATTCAGGATAATGATTACATTGAGATTGTGAGTGGTGTTTCCGATGGCCAGGAAGTTATTACAGGGCCTTACGGTGCTGTTGCGCGTACACTTCGTAAAGGTACAAAAGTGAAAGTGGTAGATAAGGATAAGCTTTTTAGCACAACCGAGAAAAAATAA
- the tsaB gene encoding tRNA (adenosine(37)-N6)-threonylcarbamoyltransferase complex dimerization subunit type 1 TsaB, with protein sequence MAIILNIETATTMCSVSLANNGELIACKEIDNGYTHAENLHVFINDLLIQEKVMPSRLDAIAVGSGPGSYTGLRIGVSTAKGLAYSLQKSLIAVNTLCSMALAAKEKLNSDTLLCPMLDARRMEVYCAIFDKDLNTIKETSAQIITEENLNYFAVNKPMTFFGDGMPKCKSFLQNLPGASFVEGVVPSSKQLAKLSYEKFKLQQFEDVAYFEPFYLKDFMIGPK encoded by the coding sequence TTGGCTATCATTTTAAATATTGAAACGGCCACTACCATGTGTTCGGTTTCTTTGGCAAACAATGGCGAACTTATTGCTTGTAAAGAAATTGATAACGGTTATACGCATGCTGAAAATCTGCATGTCTTCATTAACGACTTATTGATTCAGGAAAAGGTGATGCCATCCAGGTTAGATGCCATTGCTGTAGGAAGTGGTCCGGGTTCTTATACGGGATTGAGAATCGGTGTGTCTACCGCGAAAGGACTTGCATATTCTCTTCAAAAGTCATTGATTGCTGTAAATACCTTATGTTCGATGGCTTTAGCAGCTAAAGAAAAATTAAATAGCGACACGCTCCTTTGTCCAATGTTGGATGCACGGCGAATGGAAGTGTATTGTGCTATTTTTGATAAGGATTTAAATACCATTAAAGAGACCTCTGCTCAAATAATAACTGAGGAAAATCTGAATTATTTTGCTGTGAATAAACCCATGACTTTTTTTGGTGATGGAATGCCAAAATGCAAAAGTTTCTTGCAGAATTTACCGGGAGCTTCTTTTGTGGAGGGGGTTGTGCCTTCATCCAAGCAATTGGCAAAGTTATCCTATGAAAAATTTAAGCTGCAGCAATTCGAAGATGTAGCTTATTTTGAACCCTTTTACTTGAAGGACTTTATGATTGGTCCTAAGTAA
- the rsmI gene encoding 16S rRNA (cytidine(1402)-2'-O)-methyltransferase, giving the protein MSGKLYIVPTPIGNLEDITLRALRILKECDLILAEDTRTSIFLLKHYQIDKPLKSYHQHNEHQTVQYIVDTIQSGKTIALISDAGTPGISDPGFLLVRESIKAGISIETLPGATAFVPALVNSGLPCDSFVFVGFLPQKKGRQTKLLSLKEETRTMVFYESPFRLVKALEEFKEHYGGDRLVAVSRELTKLHEENFRGTVDEVLAHFNTKQVKGEIVIVLGGKKE; this is encoded by the coding sequence ATGTCAGGTAAATTGTACATAGTTCCTACGCCTATTGGTAATTTGGAAGATATTACGCTTAGGGCACTTCGCATATTAAAGGAATGTGATTTGATTTTAGCGGAAGATACACGCACGAGTATTTTTTTACTCAAGCATTATCAAATCGATAAGCCTTTAAAATCCTATCATCAGCACAACGAGCATCAAACGGTGCAATATATTGTGGATACCATTCAGTCAGGAAAAACCATTGCGCTAATTAGTGATGCCGGTACGCCCGGTATCTCTGACCCCGGATTTTTATTGGTGCGTGAAAGTATAAAGGCCGGAATTTCGATAGAAACCTTACCCGGTGCTACAGCCTTTGTGCCGGCATTAGTGAACAGTGGTTTGCCTTGTGATTCATTTGTATTTGTAGGGTTTTTACCGCAAAAAAAAGGAAGACAAACAAAACTACTTTCATTGAAGGAAGAAACCAGAACCATGGTTTTTTATGAATCACCATTCCGATTGGTGAAAGCTTTGGAAGAGTTTAAAGAGCATTACGGTGGAGATAGATTGGTTGCTGTTTCCAGGGAGCTTACAAAATTACATGAAGAAAATTTCAGAGGAACGGTAGATGAAGTACTCGCTCATTTTAATACTAAACAGGTAAAAGGTGAAATTGTAATTGTTTTAGGAGGAAAAAAAGAATGA